The DNA region TTCGCCCCGCACGTACGCGCCTACATGCGACGCACCGGCGCCCCCGACGGGGTCGGCTCTCTCGTCGCCTACAAGGACCGCCGCAACGCGCTCAAGAACCCCTACGCGCATCTCCACGAGCACGACATCACGCTGGAGAAGGTCCAGGCCTCGCCCATGCTCTGGGACCCGATCCGCTACTCGGAGACCTGTCCTTCCTCCGACGGCGCGTGCGCGATGATCCTCACCGACCGTGCCGGAGCGGCCCGTTCGCCGCGCCCGCCCGCCTGGATGCACGGCGGCGCGATGCGCAGCGAGCCGACGCTCTTCGCGGGCAAGGACTTCGTCTCGCCGCAGGCCGGCAAGGACTGCGCGGCCGACGTCTACCGGCAGGCCGGCATCGCCGACCCCCGCCGCGACATCGACGCGGTGGAGATGTACGTCCCGTTCTCCTGGTACGAGCCCATGTGGCTGGAGAACCTGGGCTTCGCCGCGGAGGGCGAGGGGTGGAAACTCACCGAATCCGGGGTCACGGAACTCGACGGGGACCTGCCGGTGAACATGTCGGGCGGGGTGCTGTCCACCAACCCGATCGGGGCCTCCGGGATGATCCGGTTCGCGGAAGCCGCACTTCAGGTGCGTGGACAGGCCGGAGAGCACCAGGTCGACGGTGCCCGCCGGGTCCTCGGACACGCCTATGGCGGCGGGTCCCAGTTCTTCTCGATGTGGCTGGTCGGAGCCACACCGCCCACCTCTTGAGGCTGTCCCCCTCACGTGGCCTGTGCGGGGCAGTGACCGAAAGCTAGGCTGGCCGCGGACGACGAACCGGGAGGAGCACGGACGTGGCCGAGAGCACCATCCAGCAGCACCCGCTCGCGGGCTGGGACAAGCCGGAGCTTGACCTCAGCAGCGCCGACTGGCATTCCAGCAGCCGAGGACAGGGGGATGTCCAGATCGCCTTCGTCGAAGGCTTCATCGCGATGCGCAACAGTGGCCGCCCGGAAAGCCCCTCCTTGATCTTCACGCCCGCGGAATGGGGCGCGTTCGTTTCGGGGGCGCGGGAGGGGGAGTTCGACCTCACGTGAGAGGACGTGGGGGAGCCTGACCCGACGAGAGGGGCGTATTTCTTCCCCTGTCCGGGCCACGCGATCTTCGGCCGTTTCCCGGGGCGGGGCCTGAGCGAGGTCGGCCCCGGGAAACCGAGGTCGCCGACGGGCCTTTCGCGGGCAGCCGGCCCGGTCAGGGCCGTACGCCTGCCGCCGTCTCGTCAAGGCTGTGCGGCAGCCGTCCCCTTCAGGGCCACAGCAACTGCTTGACCCAGCCCTCCCCGGAGCGCACGTACGCCAGCCTCGTATGCCGTCGCTCCTTGTCGCCCTGCCAGAACTCGACGGACTCGGGTCGCACCGAGAGCAGCCTCCAGCCGGGCGCCACGAGATCCGGCTCGGCCTCCAGGCGGGCCAGCGACTCCTTCACCGCCGCGTCGCGCTCGGCGAGGTCCGCGAGGGGCCCCGACTGACGGCCGAGCAGAGCCTCCGCGCGGGCACCGGCACTGCGTGCCAGGAAGTCGGCCGCACTGTCCTCGGGGCTCTCCGGCGCGACCGGTCCACGCACCCGGATCTGCCGTGCGAGGGGCGACCAGTAGAAGGTGAGCGCCGCGTAGGGCCGCTCCGCCAGATTTCGGGCCTTGACGCTGCCGCTGTCCGACGCGAACTGCCATCCGTCCGGACCGAGCCCCTTGAGGATCAGTGTCCGCGCCGTGGGATTCCCGTCGGCACCGGCCGTGGAGAGCGTCATGGCGTGCGGCTCGCGCACCCCGGCGTCCACGGCCGCCAGCAGCCATTCGGCGAACAGCTCCGTCGGCGTGTCCGGCGCCTCGGACGGGTCGAACGCGGGCAGCTCCCCCGCGAACACCTCAAGACCGCGCAGCAGTTGACGCAGATCCTCCACCGGCAAACTCCCCGCTCGCACGCTCATGGACGCGCTCGGGCGCCAAGGGGTGCGCACGTGCGCTAATGGATGCGGTTGACCGTATCATTAGCCCATGAACGTCTCGATCGGCGCGGACGCACACCTCGCCCTGGATCTCGCCCTCACCATCCGCCACGACGGCCATGGCGGAGTCGCCGACGACCTCGCCACCGCGGAGGGGCTCACCGCTTGGGTGCGCGAGCGTCCGGAAACCGGCGCCCACGGCTTCGAGGCCGACGACACGGACCTCGCTGCCGTACGGGACGTGCGCGCCGCCGTGCGTGCCCTGTTCGCCCGCGCCGTGCACCCCGGTGAGCCGAGCCCGGCCGACGCCGCCCGGCTCATGCCCGTACGGGACGCCGTCGAGCGGCTCAACTCCCGTGCTGCCCTGGCCCCGACGGTTCCCGTACTGTCGTGGACGGAAGGTGCCGACCCCGTCGTACGTCAGGAACCCACGGACGGCGACGCCGAGCTCACCGCGACCCTCGCCCGCGCGGCCATCGCCTTCCTCGCGAGCCCCGACCGACAGCGCCTGCGCGCCTGCCACGCGCCGCGCTGTGTGCGCTACTTCCTCAAGGACCACCCCCGCCAGGAATGGTGCAAGCCCTCGTGCGGCAACCGTGCCCGTGTGGCCCGCCACCACGAACGACACAAGAAAACGGCATAGCCTCCGGGTATGAGCGGTCCTGGCGGCAAGAGCGCGGAACGTGACCTCGGTCGACTGCTGAGCGGTATGGCACCCGCCCTGCATCCCGGCCGCTTCGTCTTCACCACTGTCCCGGGCGCCACGGCGCCCCCAGGACTCTCGCCGGTCGTGACCGTCGTCGAGGACGAGGGCCTCACCCTCGTCGTCGAACAGGAGGACGCCGACGCCGCACGTCTGACGTACGACTACGTGGCCGGCTGGATCACCCTGCGCATCCACTCCGCCCTGGACGCCGTCGGCCTCACCGCCGCCGTCGCCCAGGCGCTGGCCGAAGCGGGCCTGAGCTGCAACGTCGTCGCGGGCTACCACCACGATCACCTCTTCGTGCCGCACGAACGTGCCGCCGAGGCCGTGGCCCTTCTGGAACACCTGGCCGACCGCGCCGGTCAGTAACGGTCGAACGGGTCCACGCCACTGGCTCCGGGCGTACGCTGAGGTGCCTGTAGGTCACGGAGCGCACCGTCTCCCCGCGCCGGTCGCACCACCGTGGCAGGGGGTGCGGCATGGGTCAGCGCGGCATGTGGAGCAGAAGGACGCTCTTCGAGCGCGAGAGCGAACTCGCGGCTGTGGACGAGGCGTTGGAAGAGGTCACCGGACTGGAAACGGACGGCGGACGTACGCGTTCGGACGGCACCGGGCCTCGTCGAGATGTCACCGGCCCTCGTGGGGACGACACCGGCCCTCGTGGGGACGGCATCGGCCCAGGTCGGGACGCCACCGAACCGTACGACCGGCCCCGCGGCGGGCTGCTCGCCTTCGCCGGTCGCGCCGGAATCGGCAAGACCACACTTCTCGCCGAAGTGCGCCGTCGCGCCACCGCCAAGGGCTGCACGGTGCTGTCCGCGCGCGGCGGCGACCAGGAGCAGAGCGTCGCCTTCCACGTCGCGCGCCAGCTCCTGCAGCCCCAGCTCGCGGGCGTCCCGGAGGCCGAACTCCGTGCCTCGCTGGGCAGTTGGTACGCCATCGTCGGACCCGCTCTCGGCCTGTGCGCCCCCGCCGAGGGCGCACCGCCCGACCAGCAGGGCCTGCGCGACGGCCTCGACTGGGTGCTCACGCACCTCGCGGTCCGGCGTGCCCCGATGGTGCTGGTCCTCGACGACGCGCACTGGGCCGACGCCGAGTCACTGCAGTGGCTCGCCGCGTTCGCACCCCGCGCCGAGGAACTGCCCCTGCTGCTCGTCGTCGCCTACCGGCCCGACGAACTCCCGGACCACGCCGAGCCGTTCAGGGGCCTGCCCGGCCGGGCAGGCGGACGCCCCCTCGACCTGGAACCGCTGAGCGCGGTCGCCGTCGCCCATCTGGTGCGCGAGACCCTAGGCACGCAGGCGGACGACGCGTTCTGCCGCGAATGCTGGGCCGTGACCGCGGGCAACCCGTTCGAGGCCGTCGAACTCACCGCGAAGGTACGCGACCGCGGTCTGACCCCCACCGAGGACGGGGCGCATCTCCTGCGCGACCTGGCCGCCGCGGTCAAGGGCAGCGGACTCGTCGCCCGCCTCGAACGCCTCGGCACCTCCACCGTCCGCTTCGCCTGGGCCTGTGCCGTCCTCGGCACCGAGATCCCTCCGACGCTGGCCGCGGCCGTGGCGGGCCTCGGCTCGGAGGAGGCCGCCGACGCGGCGGACGCCCTGCGCGGCGCCCGTATCCTCACCGGCGCCGACACCCTGGAATTCGTCCACCCGCTCATCGCCACCGCCGTCTACCGGGCCATTCCCCGGGGAGTACGGGTGGCCCTGCACGGCCAGGCCGCCTGGTGCGTCGTCGACGCCGGCCTCGGTTCCGCCGCCGCTGCCCGGCATCTCATGGAGACCCACCCCGACGGTGACGTCTGGGTCGTCCAGCAGCTGCGTGCCGCCGCCCGGGAGACCCTGCGCGCCGGAGCCCCGGACGCGGCCCGCCGTCACCTCGCCCGCGCGCTGCGCGAACCCCCGCCCGGCGGGGAACGGGCCGCCGTGCTGTACGAACTCGGCAGCGCCTCCCTGCTCACCGAACCCGCGACCACCGTCAACCACCTGCGGGCCGCGCTCGAAGAGCCCATCGCCGACCCGGAACTGCGGCACAACATCGTCTACCGGCTCTCCCAGGTCCTCGCCCACAGCGACCGCCTCGGCGAGGCCTCCGACACCCTCTCCCGCGAGATCAAGGTGACCGGCGACGCCCGCGTACGGCTGCGCATGCAGTCCGAGCAGTTCATGTGGGACGCCTTCCGCGCCGACGAGCCCGACTCACCGGCCCGCTCCCGCCGCCTCGCCCGGCTCGCCGACCGGCTGACCGGCCGCGATCTCACCGAGCGCTATGTGATCGGGCTGCGCGCCTGGGACGCCACCCTGCGCGGCGAGCCCGCCCACATCGCGATCCACCACGCCGAACGCGCCCTCGCCGGCGGCTTCGGCTGGGCCGAGGCGGACCGCGGCTTCGAGGTCCCCGTCCTCGTCGCCCTCACCTTCATGTACGCGGACCGGCCCGGGCGCACCGAAGAACTCTTCGCCGCCGGGATCGCCGACTTCGAACGGCAGGGCTGGCGCGGGGCCCACCTGTCCTTCGGCTACACCCTCCTCGGGTACCTGCGCTTCCGCCGCGGCCGTCTCGCCGAGGCCGAGGACTTCGTGCGCGCGGGGCTCCGGCTGGCCGAACGCGTCGGGCCCGGCACGCCCGCCCACTGGTATGCGGTCGGCACGCTCATCGAGATCCTGCTCGCCCGCGGCCGGATCACCGAGGCCACCCGGACCGCCGAGGAGTACGCCTTCGGGGAACCGTTCCCCGCCGCCGTCGTCTTCCCCGACGCCCAGACCGTGCACGGGGAGCTGCTGCTGGCCAGGGGGCTGACGAAGGACGCGGCCGTCGAACTCGCCGCGGCCGGGCGTCGCCTCGACCCGCGCGGCATGCGGAATCCGTCCTGGTGTCCCTGGCAGCTGCACCTCGCCCGCGCGGAGAGTCACGATGCCCCGGAGCGGGCGGTGACCACGGCGTTCGAGGCCGTGGGCCGGGCCCGGCTGTTCGGTGCGCCGTCGGCGATCGGGCAGGCGCTGCGTGCCGCGGCCGACGTCTCCTCGGGCTCGACCCGGGTGAAACTCCTCGAAGAGTCCGTCGGCCATCTGGAACGCTCGCCGGCCGCGTACGAACTGGCCTGCGCCCTTGTCTCCCTCGGCACGGAGCTGCGGCGCTCGGGCCGCCCGAAGGAAGCCGCCGAGCACCTCTACCGGGGGCTGGAGGCGGCGGTGCAGTGCGGCGCCGACGGGCTTGTCGAGGCCGCCCGCGACGAGCTGGCCGCCGCGGGGTTGCGGCCGCGCCGTCTCCACAGCACCGAGACGGACACGCTCACCGCCCGCGAGCGCGCGGCCGCGGCACTCACCGTGCGCGGTCGCACCCTGTCCGGTATCGCCGAGGAGCTGCACACCGAGGAGCCGACGGTGGTGCGACTGCTGTCGGCG from Streptomyces sp. NBC_00258 includes:
- a CDS encoding CGNR zinc finger domain-containing protein; translated protein: MNVSIGADAHLALDLALTIRHDGHGGVADDLATAEGLTAWVRERPETGAHGFEADDTDLAAVRDVRAAVRALFARAVHPGEPSPADAARLMPVRDAVERLNSRAALAPTVPVLSWTEGADPVVRQEPTDGDAELTATLARAAIAFLASPDRQRLRACHAPRCVRYFLKDHPRQEWCKPSCGNRARVARHHERHKKTA
- a CDS encoding thiolase domain-containing protein, translating into MSKEPVAVVGIGQTKHVAARRDVSIAGLVREAAQRALADAELTWADIDAVVIGKAPDFFEGVMMPELYLADALGAVGKPMLRVHTAGSVGGSTALVASNLVAGRVHGTVLTLAFEKQSESNAMWGLSLPIPFQQPLLAGAGGFFAPHVRAYMRRTGAPDGVGSLVAYKDRRNALKNPYAHLHEHDITLEKVQASPMLWDPIRYSETCPSSDGACAMILTDRAGAARSPRPPAWMHGGAMRSEPTLFAGKDFVSPQAGKDCAADVYRQAGIADPRRDIDAVEMYVPFSWYEPMWLENLGFAAEGEGWKLTESGVTELDGDLPVNMSGGVLSTNPIGASGMIRFAEAALQVRGQAGEHQVDGARRVLGHAYGGGSQFFSMWLVGATPPTS
- a CDS encoding ATP-binding protein, which encodes MGQRGMWSRRTLFERESELAAVDEALEEVTGLETDGGRTRSDGTGPRRDVTGPRGDDTGPRGDGIGPGRDATEPYDRPRGGLLAFAGRAGIGKTTLLAEVRRRATAKGCTVLSARGGDQEQSVAFHVARQLLQPQLAGVPEAELRASLGSWYAIVGPALGLCAPAEGAPPDQQGLRDGLDWVLTHLAVRRAPMVLVLDDAHWADAESLQWLAAFAPRAEELPLLLVVAYRPDELPDHAEPFRGLPGRAGGRPLDLEPLSAVAVAHLVRETLGTQADDAFCRECWAVTAGNPFEAVELTAKVRDRGLTPTEDGAHLLRDLAAAVKGSGLVARLERLGTSTVRFAWACAVLGTEIPPTLAAAVAGLGSEEAADAADALRGARILTGADTLEFVHPLIATAVYRAIPRGVRVALHGQAAWCVVDAGLGSAAAARHLMETHPDGDVWVVQQLRAAARETLRAGAPDAARRHLARALREPPPGGERAAVLYELGSASLLTEPATTVNHLRAALEEPIADPELRHNIVYRLSQVLAHSDRLGEASDTLSREIKVTGDARVRLRMQSEQFMWDAFRADEPDSPARSRRLARLADRLTGRDLTERYVIGLRAWDATLRGEPAHIAIHHAERALAGGFGWAEADRGFEVPVLVALTFMYADRPGRTEELFAAGIADFERQGWRGAHLSFGYTLLGYLRFRRGRLAEAEDFVRAGLRLAERVGPGTPAHWYAVGTLIEILLARGRITEATRTAEEYAFGEPFPAAVVFPDAQTVHGELLLARGLTKDAAVELAAAGRRLDPRGMRNPSWCPWQLHLARAESHDAPERAVTTAFEAVGRARLFGAPSAIGQALRAAADVSSGSTRVKLLEESVGHLERSPAAYELACALVSLGTELRRSGRPKEAAEHLYRGLEAAVQCGADGLVEAARDELAAAGLRPRRLHSTETDTLTARERAAAALTVRGRTLSGIAEELHTEEPTVVRLLSAVYRKVGTDRAGLGAALRAAEVEAGGEGTAVKG
- a CDS encoding ACT domain-containing protein, encoding MSGPGGKSAERDLGRLLSGMAPALHPGRFVFTTVPGATAPPGLSPVVTVVEDEGLTLVVEQEDADAARLTYDYVAGWITLRIHSALDAVGLTAAVAQALAEAGLSCNVVAGYHHDHLFVPHERAAEAVALLEHLADRAGQ
- a CDS encoding DUF397 domain-containing protein; translation: MAESTIQQHPLAGWDKPELDLSSADWHSSSRGQGDVQIAFVEGFIAMRNSGRPESPSLIFTPAEWGAFVSGAREGEFDLT
- a CDS encoding pyridoxine/pyridoxamine 5'-phosphate oxidase, with amino-acid sequence MSVRAGSLPVEDLRQLLRGLEVFAGELPAFDPSEAPDTPTELFAEWLLAAVDAGVREPHAMTLSTAGADGNPTARTLILKGLGPDGWQFASDSGSVKARNLAERPYAALTFYWSPLARQIRVRGPVAPESPEDSAADFLARSAGARAEALLGRQSGPLADLAERDAAVKESLARLEAEPDLVAPGWRLLSVRPESVEFWQGDKERRHTRLAYVRSGEGWVKQLLWP